A window of [Clostridium] innocuum genomic DNA:
TACGATGCGTGAGATCCGCAGATTCGTCCGCAGAGGGAATGCAAACCGGGAAACCTTACCAAAAGAGCTGAAATTGCAGATCGTAAAAGAATCGCTGCTGGACTACCAACAAACGAAAGAGGAAGGGCTCATACCTACCGGAACACTCAAAAGAGAGTGGATCGCAATGGATACCGGATTCAGTGCACGTTCCGTTCAGGACTATCTCAATCTATTGGAGGAGCATCCAAATAAGGAGAAAAAAGAATCGCGATCTTTAAAATACGAAGATATACAGAATTCGATGCATGATGTGCTCAGACTTCCAGTGAAGATCACGGACAAGCAGATCAGTATCAAGATAAAGGATGATCTCGATCTTGCGCGCGTCCTCGAGCTGCTGGGGATCGAAACCTTATAACGAACAAAGATATCTTATACTTATAGAAGGAGGAAGAGAATGACATCCAAAAAGAAAAGAAAGAAGAAAAAAGGACCAAGCCCACAAAAAGGGATAACGAATGAAAGACTGGCCGATAAGCTGAAACGGATCCTGCGGGAGAAGAAGATATCGAAAGAAGAATTTGCCAGAAAGCTGGATGAACCATTACCTTATATCCTAGAGGTATTGAAAGGTA
This region includes:
- a CDS encoding ParB N-terminal domain-containing protein, encoding MTDVIGEMLNDTSKDMRYKRIFIYDIDPCEYNMYPMQEIEQLAQNISECGLLHPITLYRKADGRYMILSGERRYRAMLLNYEKGDERWEEIPAIVKMQELTMREIRRFVRRGNANRETLPKELKLQIVKESLLDYQQTKEEGLIPTGTLKREWIAMDTGFSARSVQDYLNLLEEHPNKEKKESRSLKYEDIQNSMHDVLRLPVKITDKQISIKIKDDLDLARVLELLGIETL
- a CDS encoding helix-turn-helix transcriptional regulator; amino-acid sequence: MTSKKKRKKKKGPSPQKGITNERLADKLKRILREKKISKEEFARKLDEPLPYILEVLKGRRSIQLPTLIRMCKVLGVPILHFEDCIRKDDAA